Proteins found in one Malassezia vespertilionis chromosome 5, complete sequence genomic segment:
- a CDS encoding acetoacetate--CoA ligase (COG:I; EggNog:ENOG503NU7T), whose amino-acid sequence MSDEPIQGRITWTPTPGPKRIHAFRERINKEHGVALENYADLLKWSNEHTAPFWQAVWDEIGVVFSERASEVLPENSPMFPPPEWFFGSRLNFAENILRHGKDDNVALISCTEIKEDTTKMTYGELRKNVAYAVRALRKLGVAVGDTVASYSSNTAENMIAFLAASAVGAVWTSVAPDFGTAGVLERLLTVRPRVLFSVNVVLYNGKLHDHVEKLNATVNGILQQQDEETRGDDKDDERAFKRPRHESARKLEHVIIVPYQGTHADAGSRNSGVDEAKGSHGLQRTLWSEFIASGAPEQEEDALKVDYAQLDFNAPLWILFSSGTTGVPKAITHRAGGMLLQFGKEHLLQGGLTDKDVFFQHTSTGWMMWNWLVGALLSGCPVVLYDGSPAYPTGVLWERAAELGFTVFGTSAAYLSMLERRGYYAEGLHDKLRVRAILSTGSPLRAELYLYAEKLVGKPVQVGSITGGTDICSLFASNNVTLPVRAGELQSICLGMDVDVFDAQGESCTSGVEGDLVCKKPFPAQPLGFWHQPSERYKESYYTQFPGVWYHGDLVTRTEHGGLIMLGRSDGILNPSGIRFGSADIYEVLESSEATAPSSPLSCITDSLVVGLKTAKKDDEVVVLFLVTTPDADWDAVDAEARRIIRKQRSARHVPTYIRKVQGCPKTLNGKRVEVPVKKCMFLTVY is encoded by the coding sequence ATGAGCGACGAGCCGATTCAAGGACGTATTACATGGACGCCAACGCCCGGACCAAAGCGTATACACGCATTCCGCGAGCGCATAAACAAAGAACACGGTGTCGCACTGGAAAACTACGCCGACCTTTTAAAGTGGAGCAATGAGCACACCGCGCCCTTTTGGCAGGCCGTGTGGGATGAAATTGGCGTAGTGTTTAGCGAGCGTGCGTCAGAAGTGCTGCCGGAAAACAGTCCCATGTTTCCCCCCCCGGAATGGTTTTTTGGCTCGCGTCTCAATTTTGCTGAGAACATATTGCGTCACGGCAAAGACGACAACGTGGCTTTGATATCGTGTACGGAAATCAAGGAGGACACGACAAAAATGACGTATggtgagctgcgcaagaatgtAGCCTATGCTGTACGTGCACTACGTAAGCTCGgcgtcgccgtcggcgACACCGTCGCGAGCTATTCGAGCAATACCGCGGAAAATATGATTGCGTTCCttgcggcgagcgccgtcGGCGCGGTATGGacgagcgtcgcgccagaTTTTGGCACAGCTGGCGTTTTGGAACGTCTGCTGACCGTTCGGCCACGCGTGCTGTTTAGCGTAAATGTCGTCCTATACAATGGCAAGCTGCACGACCACGTCGAAAAACTAAACGCAACCGTGAACGGCATTCTCCAACAACAGGACGAGGAGACGCGCGGTGACGACAaggacgacgagcgcgcatTCAAGCGCCCGCGCCATGAAAGCGCCCGCAAGCTCGAGCATGTGATTATCGTGCCGTACCAAGGCACCCACGCCGACGCTGGATCCCGGAACAGCGGTGTGGACGAGGCCAAAGGCAGCCATGGcctccagcgcacgctttgGTCTGAGTTTatcgcaagcggcgcaccggAACAGGAAGAGGACGCGTTAAAGGTGGACTATGCCCAGCTCGACTTCAATGCCCCGCTCTGGATCCTTTTTTCTTCCGGCACGACGGGCGTGCCGAAAGCCATAACGCACCGTGCCGGTGGAATGCTGTTGCAGTTCGGAAAAGAGCACCTTCTCCAGGGTGGCCTCACGGACAAGGATGTGTTCTTCCAACACACCTCCACAGGCTGGATGATGTGGAATTGGCTCGTCGGTGCCTTGTTGAGTGGATGCCCGGTTGTGCTGTACGATGGATCGCCCGCGTATCCCACAGGCGTGCTTTgggagcgcgccgcggagctTGGATTTACCGTGTTCGGCACCTCCGCTGCGTATCTGTCCATGttggagcgccgcggctaTTACGCCGAGGGACTGCACGACAAGCTCCGCGTCCGTGCCATTCTTTCCACGGGATCTCCCCTGCGCGCGGAGCTTTACTTGTACGCAGAAAAGCTGGTTGGGAAGCCCGTGCAAGTTGGTAGCATCACGGGCGGCACCGATATTTGCTCTTTGTTTGCTTCGAACAATGTCACACTCCCGGTGCGTGCCGGCGAATTGCAAAGCATTTGTCTAGGGATGGACGTGGATGTGTTCGACGCGCAAGGTGAGAGCTGCACTTCAGGCGTCGAGGGTGACCTTGTGTGCAAAAAACCCTTTCCCGCACAGCCGCTCGGTTTCTGGCACCAGCCAAGCGAACGGTACAAGGAGAGCTATTATACCCAGTTCCCCGGCGTTTGGTACCACGGCGATTTGGTCACACGCACGGAGCACGGCGGCCTGATTATGCTCGGTCGTTCTGATGGAATTCTGAACCCCAGCGGAATTCGGTTTGGGAGCGCTGACATTTACGAGGTGCTCGAGAGCTCCGAAGCGACTGCGCCGTCTTCGCCGCTATCCTGCATCACCGATTCGCTCGTTGTGGGCTTGAAAACCGCGAAAAAAGACGACGAAGTTGTCGTTCTTTTTCTTGTTACTACCCCCGATGCTGACTGGGATGCAGTTGATGCGGAAGCGAGGCGTATTatccgcaagcagcgcagtgcgagGCACGTTCCTACGTACATTCGCAAGGTGCAAGGATGCCCGAAAACGCTGAatggcaagcgcgtcgaggTCCCCGTGAAGAAGTGTATGTTTTTAACGGTATACTAA